AAGAATTCGGTATTGAAGTCCTGCGTATTTAGTTCGGAATTCCCAAATATTCTGATTTAGCTTTTTGAAAAGTTTGGGATCATTAAGTATCTGAGACTTACGGATATTGTAAAATATCTTGTCCTGAACTTTATCATTTTGGCTCTTGATGAATTCGAAAGCCTCGTCCAATAATTTGATCTCAAACTTTTTCTCCACTAAATCGACATTAATTAATACATGACAAAGTTAGAAAAAGTTGCAATAAAAGGAAACTTTTGTTAGTGTTTCATGTCAGAATTCTTTTCAACAATTGATGAAAGTTCCTTGACTGTTGGATGCGTTGAGAAGATCGCTTCAAGACTGAAGTATGGCATAAATAGGAAAGATTTATTCAGGGGTTCATCGGTTCTAAATGTTAGCCAAATTCGTTGAGCGTTAATGAAGTGTCCAGTTGAAACCTCGATTAAATCTGAAATTGATAGTTCCTCCGTTCGCCGAAAGTTAGATATGTAAAAGTTCCGTTCATCCATTTTTACGCTGTTGAGCCTCATGAATAGTAGGTAGAAAACAAATCCTAATATTCCGGTTCCAAATAGTCCTGCTATTCCACCCGTTGGTGTGCCAGAAATGAACCCAAAAAGAGCCATTAAAAGCAAGAGACCCAAGAAAATTGTTGGCATGATAAACTTTACGTAGAAAGTTAAGCCGGATGAAAGTTGCTTCTTATTGCTCATTCTGCGTTGTGAGAATTGTGGGTAACGATCAGATATGGCGAGTGGCCATACCCTTTGTAAACACCTCTAAAGTAGTGAAACTGCCCAACCCCCACAACAGTATCCACAATGCACTGCGTTCTGAAAGTCATAGGCCAGAAAGATGGAAATGGCTAGAAGCATAAAAGCCAGCAGAATGGGCAGATTCACGGTCGGATTGCACAGAAGTATCAAGTAGGCAGTTTGGTCATTCGCTATATCGTCTGTTAGGTTTTCGTGTTTTTCTCCGTCTAGTTTCTCCGTTCCTGTTAGTTCGTTCGTCCGGTGCGGAGGGACCAGCCATACTCTTTGGCAGGTTTTGGTTGCGGGTCGATTCGTGCGACCTGACAATGTGTATGGATGGTTAGGGGCGGTTTATGACTTTCCCGGTTTCGAGTGCCTTATCTGGTGACCACCAAATGCTATTCAAATGACCTTTGACTTTATCAAAAAAATCGATTATCAATAAC
This Marinoscillum sp. 108 DNA region includes the following protein-coding sequences:
- a CDS encoding type II toxin-antitoxin system RelE/ParE family toxin; translation: MEKKFEIKLLDEAFEFIKSQNDKVQDKIFYNIRKSQILNDPKLFKKLNQNIWEFRTKYAGLQYRILAFWDKENNEMTLVCGTHGFVKKTDKVSPQEIEKAEQIRIEYFERKKKGR